The DNA window TATATATGATCACTGGAATTATAATTAATTTTCCCTAAAAGAAATTCTGATTTCTTCCTTTTATCACTATTTACTAGAGTTTGACTCCCAATCAACTTCTCACTCCCAAgcccaaatcccaaatcccaaatcccaaatctAATTTGGCCCATTCCTTATCCTTTCCTCCTCTTTCCTCTccgtttttttttctctattttcattGGAACACTTTGATCTCTAGAATCTATAGTCTTTGATCTCATcaggtctctctttctctcactagAAACCTAAAAGAGGGGAACAACAGTAACCCTTCGAAGAAACAAGAAGATTCCCCAGAATAGTCGAAGGAGAAGGATAAGTAAAAGGCAAGAAGGGAGGCGGCCAGCTAGCTAGCCAGCCTTattgatcttttctttttatcttttgacTCAGACCTTTCTGCGAACAACTTCAGAACAAGTcgtaggagaaagagaaaggatgaGAGATTTCTTGTAATCTTCcgccaaaaccctaaccctaaccctccTGAAATTCGTTTTCATTGTTGGAAGAAATTGGTAGAAAGGTTGAGGGGAGAGGGTTTCGTAAGTATCCAGATCACCAGACCACACTCTCTGGTCAATGTCGCAGCTGAAGCCGATTTCCCATCTTGATCACATTCCTTCGACGCCAGGAAAGTTGAAGATGGACAAATCGCCCTACAATCACAGACTCCGGTGGCATTCTTCGCTAATCAAGCTTGTCTTCTGGTCCTTGCTATTCCTTGGCCTAATCCTTATATTTTTCCTCCGATCTCCTTCTTCTCCATCGTCTGATTCCTCTCGCCGATCTCTTCACGCCTCCAACTCGGGCGGCCCTGCCTGGGAGAAGCGTGTCCGTTCCTCAGCACGCGCCCGTTCTCGCAACGGCCTCTGTGTGTTGGTCACTGGCGCTGCAGGGTTCGTTGGCACCCATGTGTCAACCGCATTGAAGCGTCGTGGCGATGGCGTCCTTGGCGTCGATAATTTCAATGACTACTACGAAACTTCACTGAAGCGTGCCCGTCAGACCCTCCTTGAGAACACTGGAGTGTTCGTTGTTGAGGGAGATATCAATGATTCCGCTCTTCTCCGCAAACTATTTGATGTTGTCGCATTCACCCATGTCATGCATCTCGCGGCTCAGGCAGGCGTTAGGTATGCAATGCAGAACCCAGGTTCGTATGTTCACAGCAACATTGCTGGCTTTGTTAATGTGCTTGAGGTCTGCAAGTCAGCCAATCCACAGCCTGCGATCGTCTGGGCTTCTTCGAGTTCGGTTTACGGCCTCAATTCCAAGGTGCCTTTTTCGGAAAGAGATCGAACTGACCAGCCCGCCAGCCTCTATGCCGCCACCAAGAAGGCTGGTGAAGAGATTGCCCACACCTACAATCACATCTATGGACTTTCCATTACTGGGTTGCGCTTCTTCACGGTCTACGGTCCTTGGGGTCGGCCTGACATGGCTTATTTCTTCTTTACGAAAGATATTCTCAAGGGAAAGCCGATTTCGATCTTTGAGGGCCCTAACCATGGGACGGTTGCCAGGGACTTCACTTACATCGATGACATTGTGAAGGGATGCTTGGCTTCGTTGGACACTGCAGAGAAGAGCACCGGCAGTGGTGGGAAGAAGAGGGGGCCTGCACAACTCCGGGTCTTCAATCTAGGGAACACTTCACCTGTGCCCGTCACCGATCTTGTCCGCATATTGGAGAAGTTATTGAAGGTTAAGGCCAAACGGGTAATGTTGAAGATGCCGAGGAATGGAGATGTGCAGTTCACTCACGCGAACATAACCTTGGCACGTAAAGAGCTTGGGTACAAACCCACAACCGATCTGCAGACAGGGTTAAAGAAGTTCGTCCGGTGGTACCAAAGTTACTATTCTGGGAAGAAGGCTACTGGGTGAATCCTCTTCATTGATAAGTGCGGTagaattgtttcttttcttcttcttccttttgattCTTACAATTTTTTACCTCTTTCCCTTCATCCAAATCTCTTTCCATATATCTTAATATTGGCATATAAGAAGGAAATTCTGTCCTTTGGTAGAGAGGTCTTCATGGTGGGTGGAAATTGTTTGCCAGGCATTCCTGATCTGTATCAATAGAAAGCTGGAAGCATCtcatttttcattgtttttcttccctatttcttttttttttttttttttttttttgtcttaattAGGATTGTTGCTACGTCTAGGTTCAGAAATGTATAAAACATTGCAGATAAGTCACAAGCATCTGGTATTCTGATTGGTGGACTTACTTTCATTAACTTGATGTGATTTCAATAAAAGTATCAATTGCGACTGGGTTTCCTATCTGTTTTTTGTGAATTGATATGATTTCAAGTAGctgatcccattaagttgggataaggccaagtttgttgttgtttgtgttattttattttttttctttggcgaATGAAGCAGACATCAAAGGATAGTCACAATTTACTTGTCAGTGGTTTCCTGGTGCCCTGTTTTCCTATCCTTTGGCTGAGCTTTGGATGCATTTATTCTTTGCTTATCAATAGAACTTCTGTACTGCACCGACTATAGTTTTGATACTCAAGTTGGTGTTGAGCATTCCTCAACCCCTACCCACTAACTTTATGTCATTTTCACGCCTTGCCTGGGTCTTGCTGGAAATTAACAACCTTAGAAAGGATAAATGCCCCAGATATTCAAGGGGGTACTGAactttttacttttcatttGCTTTGGGTGTGATGACAAGGGGGAAAAAACTTGTCTTTCAAGGTGAATGGCTCTTCTTGGTATCACTGGTTTGGATttgagtattttatttttacctgTTCTTGTGGTTGCTGGGATAATTTGTTTCATTGGATCAATTGTAATTAATTTACACTGGAAGCATTGCCGAGTTGGATCTGATTGTAAATTTTCATGCAACTGTTACTTTGGTTATGCTTTTTAACTAGAAATTTCAAGCATCATATATTTAAGGGATGAGTAGATGAAAAGTGTAACATAACCTTGACACAGGAACAGTTTTCATCTCAGATAACAGACTTCAGTGAAGggcaatccccccccccctcctgtTTGTTTTATTGTCTCTTTTCAAAGAAACCATCATGAGCTGACAAAATGGATGTCTATTTCTAGCAATGGTGGATTCTGAAGGTTTCTTTGGATGAAGGAATCTGTTGATGAATgttcttttgtatttttcttatgGTTCTAAAGGTTGGGGCATGGTGCTCTTCCCTGAAGCCTCTGTGTGTCATGGTGATAGATTGTACATTTACAGAATGACCCAATTTTGGATTAAAATCAAAAGTTAGGGCCCATTGTGTGTTTCATGTATGTTGGTAGAAAACACTCACATCCATCTTCGAGCTTTCCTTTCTAATTGTTGATAATCATTGTTCCTGTTTGCAGCTTGGGACTTGTCCTTGTCTCACATTGGttgatcttttcttttcttttcttttcttttctctttttttttttttttttttttttttgtgggggggggggtggggtgggggttgaGGGGTTAAAGTCACATTGGTTTATCTGATAAGCATGATGTCAGTGTTCATGCATGAAGATGTGTAATGGCTTTTTTGTGGTAATAAGTTCGAGAATTTTAtcgaagaaaaggaaaagatattaCGAAAATACCGGAAAGGAGattcccacctttggcattgccataaGCAGTGATACCTTACcatgattaatgaaaacaaaatCTAGACCTAGCCATTGCCTAAAGAAGTGTAATGGCTAGCAAAACTTACAAATGCTAAAATGCATTCTTAGTTTCATCTAGTCTAGAGGAAAGAAATCCCAAGCCCTGCTTGTTTTTTGGCAAGGGATTTCGATAACTTGGAGGATCTTGACAATAATCGCATGCCTTGATTTTGAAAGGTTAGAAGATTAGTACCTATTAGTAATGAATTTTATTTAAAGCTTTAGAATCCAAGGGTTTGGAATTATACATTGTGATAAGTAAGTACATACAGATGCAACTTTAGGAGGGTACAATTGGTAGAGACGAGGAAGTATCAATAACTGACCCCCAAATAAGCTTGAAGGTGGTTTTTTCTGTACCCTGGTCTGGTAATATGGGATAGAGAGTTCAGGGTTGTGCTTTTGTTGGATTGATGAGGACTAGTCTTTCCAGGGAGATGGGTGTAAAGCTTAGGCAAAGTATAAAATCATGAACCATTCATCCAAAGGAATTTAAATTTGTATAGACCCAATTGATTCTTGGAGAGACAAGGATGGTGATAGGTGTGATAACTAACTTTTCCCTTTAACTATTGTGACGTGGTTCTACCTTGTGGTTGTTGGTGGTTCCCTTATGATTGTCTAAAGTTTTATGTTCTGGTATCAAGAAATTTGATGAGGGAGAACAGGAATGCATGATTGCTCGCAAGAGTCTTAGTACAGTTTGCTTCAGAATGCCGTGGGCCTACTAAGGTCCTCCAAATTATAGCCGTTAATAGTGCCAAGACAATAGCAGAAAACTGATCCAGGAGAATGGTTCCTGCGCCCAGAAACCCATGCTCCCGAACAGAAAAGCCTCCCCCGCTCTACCTCGTAATACCTTTTTGCTGTTGGATTGAACCAGTATGTGGTTATTGGTTTCACTATGTGATGTCTCAACTTTCCATAGCCAACTTACTAAAGCTTTTAGGTTTAACAACAGGTGGTTGCTCCAGATGAAGCAAAATACAATCATGGAAAGCATTTAAAATGATTGTATCCTATGTCTTGGCTCCTTTCTCCTGGACCGCTATTCTCATTCCATTTACTGCCCTAAATCAACAAGCTATGAGAAGTTGAATCCTAACCAAAAATTTTATCAGTTCTTCAATAAATGATGTTCTGAACTCCCATCCACCAACCCCACAGTACGGATGCTTCGCTAAAAATAGTTTCAAAAACTCCTTTGGATCCACCTCCCTTTGATTCAACCACCATACACCACCCATTCACATGCATACAATGGTTTAATCCAACAACCTCCTCCCTTAGGTGCCAGTTCTTCAaaccgaagctaccaccactaggctaagcTAGTATTCATATTCAACCACCATACACACCCATCCATCTTCTTAACCAATTGTATATCAGGACTCAAAATACATGCCCACCTTGCTCTGCAAATGCTCTCTGTAAAACATCACCACCACAGCGGAGACTCTTAACTAGAATGGTTGCCCAGTGATTTGTACCATGAAGCTTCAGGTCCGTGGTTAGGTATATACATAGTAGTATTGCATGTTAGTCTAACCAATGGAAGCACTGGCAATTTATATTAGTTGAAACCTCGGTAACTAGGAGTTAGCCTCATGGTGCTTTCACCCATCCGACATCAATCACTCTTCGTGTTACTTGCTTGTAACAAAGACTTGGATGCAATAATAGCATAAATTGGGGCCAGTGCTGATCCAACAACCCAGGGAATAACAGGAGATTACGGCGGGTCTGGTGCCCACCTCCATGGAGCAGTGAGACCCAATCCCCGAGGCTCATTCTCCGAAAACACTCCTTTGATCGCTTTTTCTCATTAAACAAAACAAGGTGTTGAGAGGCTTGGAAGCTGACGAGAGTAGGGGAAGCACCGGTTCTGGCCATGCCAGACGTTCAGAAGCCATTCAAAATCGAATCGAGACGGATGCTTTGACTCATGCTTTTGGACTCGTTTTATGGCAAGACGGCCGAGTGGGCACGTACCAAAGTGAGACGTTCAGTATCCCACATACGAGAAGGAGATGTACACGATAGTGCTGGCTGTGTAACACTGGAGGCACTATTTGCTCGGGAAGGAGACGCTTTATGAAAGGCCACTCTGATCACAAGCCCTTCAGTATCTACAGAAGCAGTCCAAGCTTCAGAAGCAACCAGAAGGATTtcacaatcacaaccatatttGGTTGCTGTTCTATAATCATTTCAATGTAggtgagaaatgagaaatgttCTTTGGACTTAGTTCCCACTGTAAACATTCTACCAGCCTTCTAGTGCCAAAAGAGGAGAAATCTAAGTTCCACATGAAAACAATGTTTCCATTGCAGGTATGAACATCACACACCCTTTTGGCTAGCATTTATCCCCTTTTGGCTAGCATTTATCCCGTGGGTTTGGCTAAGCTGCCCTCATTGGCTCGCTCAAATGAGAGATcgtgtcccccccccctctttggCTCTACGAGAGTAACGGTAGACAatctttttaaaattcaaatcagTTTTTGCAGAAAATTCCACCTGGCACTGGATAATCTCAAGTATTAGAGAGTAACTTAAAACAATTTGGTACAAACAGCAAATTACAAATTCTCACAAGCAAAATTTAAATAAGAAACGGTTCGGAATCATTTGATCTGAAAGATGAAACAAGATAAACCTCTATATTAACTACCAAAAACAtgggaagaaatgaaaaaagagaGCAACAAGCATATAAATTACGGGTCTGCGATTGTAACTTCAACCTCCACACCAGGTTCAATGGTGATGGAGGTTATTTGCTTCACGACTTCAGATGAGCTAACAAGATCGATCACACGCTTGTGTACACGGAGCTCAAATCTATCCCATGTGTTGGTTCCtgataataaaataagaaaaataacaaattttAGTATGCCAGTAGATTGGTTGACAATGCACATCAACATATTCCTCAATTGTCAATCCGAAAAAGCACATCACACAACTGCAATGGACTGTTTATATTTTACCCAGATAAGCTGAAAAGCATTCTGCATATATCAATGCATAATGTTAGATCAAAACTCAGGTGTATATACTACACTTCGGTCAACACCAAATTGTTCATCCAGTCATGGTCCGAGATGGAAAACAACAATATCTCGCTCGAAATCTCAGTGGCTTGCCGAGATCTCAGTTCATATCTTGGTTTCAACTCAACTTGACCAAGTCACATGATGTTTTAAACCCCATTTCGATGAGATTTCACGCTAGATCTCATCTGTCTTGCCCTGCTATGAAGAAAAACCCCACAAGATTGTCTTGGTGGTGCTTCTTGCCAAATCTCACCTCCATAGTAGAGCCTATCAGCTTCAACACTTGGAGATCGGAGATTGACACTTTTTTATGCCTTCTAATTCCACATATTTTTAACTTGTTTTACATTTTTACTTGAATTAAATGTGTTCTAAAAGTACTAGATATTGTGTGCAATAGCCTAAGGTTGACCTACGCTATagactaccaacctagggtccgatatcaaagtaccattttgggtttgattttataAAATCTATTGTGTCTATTGtatttagaaggcctaaaataggctaGATGACAACTTTCAGGGGCTAACTTAGCCATATGGCCACCGAAACCCATCCCCAAATTTTCCCGTGTTGTCTCGTCCAAAAATACATGATTTCGCCGAGATCTCACCAAAACTCGGTTTTTGGCCTGGGCGAAACTGAGACCTCAAACCTTGTCCGCAGTTATAATAGGTTTTCGAAGTGCAAAACCCCATACTTTTAGTGTACACCCCCACTTCAGATATACTGCTAGAATATATTCCAACAACTTCAAGAAACATGAGCTTTTCAGGTCATCAAAACCACAAATAGTAGCCCACAATTATGTGATGTTATTGGACATATGGCTTTGATTTCTAGCTTTCTACTTGCTCCTCAATTTATGAAAGAGTAAGGTGAATTTAAGCAGGACTCTCAAGTCTCAtcctcaaaaaataaataaataaataaataaataaaaataaaaatctgcaCACAAGATACAGATGGACCACAacatatggaagaaaacaacaaTTAGCTGTGGAAAAACAACACAGAtctaaacaagaaaaaatgaacAGACAGTGTCAAAGGTtcaacctatatatatatatatatatatcacttaactaaagatgaaaaaaaaaattgcaggcAGTTGACATAAAGAAACCTGACCTACTTGCAAGTTCAGATATGTAGGAAAATGAGCAGTTAATATGTAAAATCCATGCATAGGACCATCAGGCATATTTTACATTAGGACAACAACGATGAATGGGCAGTAGAACCAAACAGAAAGGTAGTGATTGCTGTACTCCTGGGATGGAAGACCAAGATATTCTGAGTCTAAATTTCAACATATATTCTGTTAAAAATGTAATTAAGCGGAGACATAGATTGAATTCTTCTTAATCCCATCGGGATGAGAAAATACTGAATCATAGGTTGGCACCTCACTTGTGGTACCCAAGATTTTTCTCTTATATATTTCTCACAGCATGGAAGATGCTCTTTCATGCTGTAGAGCAAATTGTGTCTAGGCATGCTCACTCCATGAAGATGCCTACTTGTGGGTAAGAAGTCAcatgtaaaatgaaaaaatacaaTAGCATTGTTGAATATAAGCCTCTTATGTAAGGGATtcccaaaagaaaattcaacCCCTCCCTGGAGTCAAGAAAGCTATTGCTGTACacttaaaaaacaaacaaaacttcAATAAGGTCCCGTTTTGTTCGACAGATAAAAAGGGGTGGAAAACTTGTGGGGGGTGTCCAGACTCCCACAAGTTCTGGATTAGGCAAGGAAAGGAAACAAGGCTCTGTTTGTTTAACGGAGAAAAGTGGAAAAGGCAAAAAGGGGTAGGAAACTTGTACGTGTTTTCCACAGACCACCACAAATACGAGTGTTTGAATAAATGGGCTGGGAAACTTACCAGATAAATTCTTTAAATGCAATTATTGTTGTCTGCAGGAGTGGCACTCAACTTTTCCCACCTCATCATTGGTAGGACTTTGGCACTATTCATGAAAAAGTTGATattgtatctctctcctcctcctataTCCACTCTTTCCCATAAAATTTTACCCCACCTCCATTTTCACTTTTTCCCACCAAATTTCAGCCCACTAAAAAATCACATATTCAACTATTTCCTCTACTTCCCTTTCCTTGTCAAACCAACCCACAACATCTGGGACCCACTATTACAAGTTTCTCACCCCTTGaaggaatatgtaatttttagtaAGGTGGAATTTGGTGAGAGGAAATAGAAATGGATTCTATGAAGAAAGAGGAAATAGGAGAGAATCAATTTTTTCATGAATAGTGCCAATTGGTAAGACTTTGGAGATGAGCAAAGTGGGAAATTTTGAGTGCCACATcagcaaataaaaataattggaTTTAATGAACTTGTTTAGTAAGTTTCCCACCCCACTTATCCAAACACTCATATTTGTGGTGGTTTATGGAAAACAAGTACAAGTTTCCCACCCGTTTTTACCTTTTCTAAttttctccatcaaacaaacaaggcctaaaggaaaccaaagaaactacaaaaacataaacaaaaaattCTGGCTTTCTCTAACACTAAAATGTAAAATCCAATGGTAAAAATAGCTTTGTAGCATATTAAGTGAGAAAATGACCCTAAAATATTGGCTTTCTCGATCAGGGATATTTAATGATGGATCATGATCTGAGCATTTGATTAAGGATCTGTCGTTTCATCAAAGCTGATATGGGCCATGGATCTTAATTGAAGAAACAAGATATAaaccttaaataaaaaaaaaaaattaagatgaaTAATGATAACAACATTTGACCAACAATTTATCTTCATCAAACATGACATTGGACAAGGATAATTGATCCAACTTGAATGAACATTGTTTAGACCCTTGATCTAGAGATCTATtatgatggataatgatatGGGCCTTTGATAAACAATAATAACACTCTTTATCAAGCATGATACGAGACATAGATGATAGATCTTAATTGAAGGGCAATGATCTCGATCATTGATCAtaaatcttttatgattgatcATTAATCCGAACAATTAAGCAATGATCTATTTCATCAAACATGATATACAACATAGAACATGGATCTTAATTGAAGTAAcgatatctaaaccattgaatATAATTTTTATGAAAGATCATGATACAAGCCTTTGATCATtgaaattcataaataaaattaccATGGTCTATAtcattttttcaagatggggttACCATCGAAGGCCTGaattatgattaaaaaaaaaaacataatgaaCAAACGAGAGTGTTATTCAACAAATATCAATGACCTGTGACTCATCCTATTTCATAAAGACAACCATTTCAAACATTGTCccatttttaagatttttccaATGCATGTAAGAATACACATTAAAGATCATGACCCACTGGACCATCCATTTGGGTCATGATCAAAAGCCCATATCATGATCCATCATAAAAGATCCTTGATAAGGCTCCAgatcatattcctttagttaaGATCCATTATCCAAGTctcatttcatatttgataaATAGATCATTAATCAAAGGTCTAGATCACGTTTTTTTACATGTCATATTTGATAAAGAGATTGCTTATCAAATGCCTAAATCATGATTCTTCATTACAGATTCTGAATGAGGGTCTAGATCATGTTTCTTCAATCAAAATCTATGATCCATAACTCATATCATATTTAATGAAGATAGAATATTAATCAAAGGCATATATCATGATCCTACGTAAAATATCCCTAATCAAGGTTATATATCATATTCCTTCAGGTAAcataaagagagggagagagcaaATGGGAAAAAGTGGAGGGGTAAAGTGAgagttgggaagggttgtaaaTTAactgcaagagagagagagagagagagagagagggagaaagaaggtGAACATTAATGGAAAATATCGTCATCATTTGAGAGACGTTGCAGAGGGTGGTACATAGCATTTAATGTCATGTGATGTCATGATTGCATCACATATATCGCTCAAACTAACTTGTTACTTCGTATAAAATTAATATGATGCCAATGGATGACTTTCCCCTTATTACCCCTACACTTGAGAAAGGGATTGTGGGGCCAagaaagggagggagggaaaaaaagcGAGAGAGGCAAAGCAAAGAGAGGAGTGAGAAGAGAGATAAGAGACTGGGATGAGGAATCATGATTAGGTGAAAGTTTTGAGCATAGGAAGAATATGACTAAGATGAGGGCTGTCCAGTGACAACCACCACATCAACTATA is part of the Macadamia integrifolia cultivar HAES 741 chromosome 9, SCU_Mint_v3, whole genome shotgun sequence genome and encodes:
- the LOC122090129 gene encoding UDP-glucuronate 4-epimerase 3-like, coding for MSQLKPISHLDHIPSTPGKLKMDKSPYNHRLRWHSSLIKLVFWSLLFLGLILIFFLRSPSSPSSDSSRRSLHASNSGGPAWEKRVRSSARARSRNGLCVLVTGAAGFVGTHVSTALKRRGDGVLGVDNFNDYYETSLKRARQTLLENTGVFVVEGDINDSALLRKLFDVVAFTHVMHLAAQAGVRYAMQNPGSYVHSNIAGFVNVLEVCKSANPQPAIVWASSSSVYGLNSKVPFSERDRTDQPASLYAATKKAGEEIAHTYNHIYGLSITGLRFFTVYGPWGRPDMAYFFFTKDILKGKPISIFEGPNHGTVARDFTYIDDIVKGCLASLDTAEKSTGSGGKKRGPAQLRVFNLGNTSPVPVTDLVRILEKLLKVKAKRVMLKMPRNGDVQFTHANITLARKELGYKPTTDLQTGLKKFVRWYQSYYSGKKATG